CGGCATGGTCGGAATCCTCGCCCTGTCGGTGGCCCACCAGGACCTGACCTGGAAGACGCTGGCGACCAGCCTCTTCGAGCGCACGACGATGATCGGCCTGCTGTGCGGCGCCTGCCTGGGCGCCTCGGTGGTGTTCTTCCGCGGCGCCTCGCTCAGCCTGGGTGACGGCGCGGTGGTGATGCGCGCCGCCTTTTCGCTGGCGGTCGCGCTGACCATGCAGACGGTCATCATGGGCGCCTACCTGCTGTGGCGCGAGCCCGGCCAGATGAGCGCGATCTTCCGCCACTGGAAGCCGTCGCTGCTGGTCGGGATCTCCGGCTTCCTCGCCTCGGTCGGCTGGTTCACCGCCTTCACGCTGGAGAACGCCGCCTACGTGCGCGCCGTCGGCCAGATCGAACTGGTCTTCACCTTCATCGCCTCGGTGGTCTTCTTCAAGGAGAAGACCTCGCGCCTGGAGCTGGCCGGCGTCGCCCTCATCCTGGC
The sequence above is drawn from the Pelagibius sp. CAU 1746 genome and encodes:
- a CDS encoding EamA family transporter; this translates as MISLWIPITVFAAFMQNLRSALQKHLKGRLSTGGASYVRFFYAWPFALVYAAGVQQIGGFELPQANGLFLLYCLLGGLSQIAFTFLLVYLFSFRNFAVGTTYSKTEVIQVAFLGLILLGDTISLVGVFAIAAGMVGILALSVAHQDLTWKTLATSLFERTTMIGLLCGACLGASVVFFRGASLSLGDGAVVMRAAFSLAVALTMQTVIMGAYLLWREPGQMSAIFRHWKPSLLVGISGFLASVGWFTAFTLENAAYVRAVGQIELVFTFIASVVFFKEKTSRLELAGVALILAAILLLILGG